GCGGTCAAGGCCTGTTTCGAGGCGTACTACGAGCTCCAGCGCAAGGGCTACATCCTCAAGGGCACCCCCGGCCTCGACCACATCCAGTCGCAGACCGCCTGGACCGAGGGCAAGGCGCTCTTCATCCCGAACGGCTCCTGGGTCGAGAACGAGGCGGCGAAGACCATGCCGGCCGACTTCGACCTGGCGGTCTCGGCGCCGAGCGGCCTCGACGCCTCCGACAAGATGCCCTTCGGCACCATGTGGGCCTCCGGCGGCGAGCCCTTCATCGTCCCGGCCAAGGCGGCGAACGCCGAGGGTGGCATGGAGCAGCTGCGCGTCATGCTCAGCGAGGCCTCGTCCAAGAACTTCACGCAGTCCGTGAAGTCCCTCTCCGCCTTCAACGGCGGCACCGACGGCATCGAGCTGACCCCGGGCCTCAAGTCCGGCGTCGCCGCCCTGCAGAAGGCCGGCCAGAACGTCGTCAACCCGCGACTGCAGGACTGGTACGTCGCCCTGCAGAAGGAGAAGATCGGCGTCGCCGGCATCGGCGAGATGATGGCCGGCCGCGCGACGCCGGCCGAGACCATCAAGAAGATCCAGAAGTTCGCCGACGAGGCTGCCAAGGACACGAGCATCAAGCACTACAAGCACCAGTGAGCAGTGCCGGGGCCCCTTCCCGCCGACCGGGAGCGGGCCCCGGTTCCTTCGCGCGCGGCACCCGCGGCGCGCCTCCGCGGGAAGATCGGGGTCGGTAGGAATGCAGCACGGCAAGAACCGTTTCATCGTGGGGTTCCTGGCGGCACCCCTCGCGCTCTACGCGCTCTTCGTCATCTGGCCGTTCATCCAGTCCATCTACTACTCGTTCACGGACTGGACCGGGCTGAGTCCCGAATTCGGGATGGTCGGATTCGACAACTACAGCAGAATGCTGGACGACGAGATCTTCTGGAAATCGCTCCAGCACAGTCTGACCCTCGCCGTGGTGTTGCCGCTGGTGACCGTCGGGCTCGCACTCTTCTTCGCGTTCATGCTCAATGTCGGCGGTCGGCGCCGCAGGGGAGCGGCCATCGCGGGTGTGCGCGGATCGTCGTTCTACAAGATCGTCTACTTTTTCCCGCAGGTGCTGTCGATCGTGATCGTCGCGCTGCTCTTCCAGTTCGCGTACAACCCGAATAGCGGAGCCATCAATTCCGCACTGAAGGTCGTCGGTCTGGGCAGTATCCAGCCGGACTGGCTCGGCGACCCGGATCTCGCCCTCATCTGTGTGATGGCGGTTCTCGTCTGGTCCACGGTCGGCTTCTTCGTCGTCCTCTTCTCGGCCGGCATGGCCTCCATTCCGAGGGACTTCTACGAGGCCGCCCTGCTCGACGGCGCCAACCGCTTCACCACCTTCTTCAAGATCACCCTGCCGCTGCTCTGGGACACCGTGCAGTCCGGGTGGATCTACATGGGCATCCTCGCGCTCGGCGCGGAGTCCTTCGCCGTCGTCCAGATCATGACCGTCGGCCCCAACGGCGGCGGGCCCGACTACTCCACCATCGTCATGCCGCTGTACGTGTACCAGAAGGCATTCCGGGACGGTCAGGCCGCCTACGCAACGACCATCGGTGTCGCGCTCCTCCTCGTCACGCTGGCCTTCGCGGCCCTCGTGATGAAGGTGGGCCGGCGCGAGCGGCTGGAGTTCTGATGAAGACGACCGACACTGCCTCCACCGGCCTCGACAAGACCCCCGGCTCCCCGGGCGGCGCGGACACCGTGCCGGTCAAGACGGCGGCCCCCCTCGCGCGCAAGGAGTCCAAGCGCGAGGGCGGGGTCCTCAACGTCTTCTCGCACGGGGTCCTGATCATCTGGGCGATCATGGTCGTCATGCCGCTGCTCTGGGCGGTCATGACCTCCTTCAAGACCGACCGGTCGATCTTCACCGCGCCGTGGTCGCTGCCCGACAAGCTGCACTTCGAGAACTGGTCGCGCGCCTGGACCGACGCGCACATGAGCGACTACTTCCTGAACACGATCCTGGTGGTCGGCGGCTCGCTCGTCGGCACCCTCCTCTTCGGCTCGATGGCGGCCTACGTGCTGGCCCGCTTCGAGTTCCCGGGCAACCGCTTCATCTACTTCCTCTTCATCGGAGGGATGAGCTTCCCGATCATCCTGGCGCTCGTGCCGCTCTTCTACGTGATGCAGAACATGGCCCTGCTCAACTCGCTGCACGGCCTGATCGTCGTCTACATCGCCTACTCGCTGCCGTTCACGGTCTTCTTCCTGACCGCCTTCTTCCGCACCCTGCCGAGCTCGGTGGCGGAGGCGGCCTGCATCGACGGCGCCTCGCACACCCGGACCTTCTTCCAGGTCATGCTGCCCATGGCCAGGCCGGGCCTCATCAGCGTCGGCATCTTCAACTTCCTCGGCCAGTGGAACCAGTACCTGCTGCCCACCGTGCTCAACACGGAGCAGGAGCAGAAGGTGCTCTCGCAGGGCCTCGTGCAGCTCGCGGTCAGCCAGGGCTACAAGGGCGACTGGTCCGGTCTCTTCGCGGGTCTGGTGATGGCCATGCTTCCGGTCCTCGCCGCGTACATCATCTTCCAGCGGCAGGTGGTGGCCGGTCTGACGGCCGGCGCCGTGAAGTAGCGGCCACCCCTCCTCCCCAGGGACTTCAGGGCCACCAGGGCCCCCGGCGCAGGCGCGCCGGGGGCCCTTCGTGTGCCGTGACACCCCATGCCCACCCCTCAAGGTCTTGACGGGGAGCAAGCCGAAAGCGTCCCCTTAGAGTTCACATGTTGGAGAAAACGGTGGGAGTGAGTGAGTCGATGGAGACTCCGGGATCGCAGACGTCTCTGCACAGGGCCAATCTCGAACGGGTCGTCCGGGCGGTGCGGATGGCCGGCTCGCTCACCCAGGCGGAGATCGCCCGGGCGACGGGCCTGTCCGCCGCGACGGTCTCCAACATCGTCCGGGAGCTGAAGGACGGGGGAACGGTCGAGGTCACCCCCACCTCCGCGGGGGGCCGCAGGGCGCGCAGCGTCGCGCTCTCCGGGGACGCCGGCATCGTGATCGGCGTCGACTTCGGCCACACCCACCTGCGGGTCGCCGTGGGCAACCTGGCCCACCAGGTCCTCGCCGAGGAGGCCGAGCCGCTCGATGTGGACGCCTCCGCGGCCGAGGGCTTCGACCGGGCGGAGCAGCTGGTCACCCGGCTGATCGCGGCCACCGGGATCGGCCGCGACAAGGTGATCGGCGTCGGTCTCGGCGTACCGGGACCCATCGACGTCTCCTCCGGGCTGCTCGGCTCGACATCGATCCTGCCGGGCTGGAGCGGCATCAACCCGGCCGAGGAGCTCTCCCGCCGGCTCGGCGTCCCCGTGCACGTCGACAACGACGCCAACCTCGGCGCACTCGGCGAGCTGGTCTGGGGCAGCGGTCGGGGCGTCAAGGACCTCGCGTACATCAAGGTGGCCAGCGGCGTGGGCGCCGGTCTGGTCATCGACGGTCGGGTCTACCGGGGGCCCGGCGGCACCGCGGGCGAGATCGGGCACATCACCCTCGACGAGTCGGGACCGGTCTGCCGCTGCGGCAACCGCGGCTGCCTGGAGACCTTCACCGCCGCCCGGTACGTCCTGCCGCTCCTGCAGCCCAGCCACGGCCCGGACCTGACCATGGAGCGGGTCGTGCAGCTGGCCCGTGCGGGCGACCCCGGCTGCCGCCGGGTGATCGCCGACGTCGGCCGGCACATCGGCAGTGGTGTCGCCAACCTCTGTAACCTCCTCAACCCCAGCAGGGTGGTGCTCGGCGGCGACCTCGCCGAGGCCGGTGAGCTGGTCCTCGCGCCCATCAGGGACTCCGTCTCGCGGTACGCGATCCCCAGCGCCGCCCGCCAGCTGTCGCTGGCCCAGGGGGCGCTCGGCGGGCGGGCCGAGGTACTCGGCGCCCTCGCCCTCGCACTGAGTGAAATGGGTGATTCGACCCTGTTGGGGAGCGCCCTGCCGACCGCTGCCCCGCTCTCCACTCCTGCCTTCACTTAGATAACGAACGGCACCGTTGTCATCTCGTTAAGGATTTACTTCTTGACGACGGTGTTGCGGCCGAGTTGACTTCGAGCCACCTCGGCCGCAACGTCGCGGCCTCGTCAGGGAGGCAACCCACATGAACGCAGTGACGCGTCGCGCCGTCATAGCCACGGCCGCGGTCTCGATGGCCCTTTCGCTCGCCGCCTGCGGCCAGGCCGGCGGCGGCGACGGTGAGGACAAGGGCAGCTCGACCAAGATCGGTCTGCTCCTTCCGGAGAACAAGACCTCGCGGTACGAGGCCCTCGACAAGCCCCAGTTCGAGAAGGCCGTCAAGGCCGCCTGCTCCGACTGCGAGGTCGTGTACAACAACGCGGTCTCCGACGTCGTGAAGCAGAAGCAGCAGTTCGACCAGCTGATCGCCGACGGCGTCAAGGTCATCGCCCTCGACCCGGTGGACTCGGCCAAGGCCGCGGGCTGGGTCAAGGACGCGAAGGCCAAGGGCGTCAAGGTCGTCGCGTACGACCGTGCCGTCGAGGGTGCCGACGCCTACGTCAGCCACGACAACAACAAGGTCGGCGAGCTCCAGGGACAGGCGCTCCTCGCCGCCCTCGGCGCCAAGGCCGCCACCGCCAACGTCGTGATGATCAACGGTGACGAGAAGGACCCGAACGCCGGTCTGTTCAAGAAGGGCGCCCACACCGCGCTCGACGGCAAGGTCGGCAAGATCGCCTACGAGGCGTCCGGCGAGTGGGACCCGAAGGTCGCCGGCGAGAAGATGTCCGCCGCGATCTCCTCGGTCGGCAAGGACAAGATCGGCGCCGTCTACTCCGCCAACGACGGCATGGCCGGAGGCATCATCACCTCCCTGGAGAACGCCGGCGTCAAGGGCATCCCGGTCGGTGGCCAGGACGCCGAGGTCGCGGGCATCCAGCGCATCGTCGCCGGCTCGCAGACCTTCACCATCTACAAGTCGCCGCTCCAGCTGGCCCCCGAGGCCGCCAAGTTCGCCGTGAACCTGCTCCAGGGCAAGGAGCTCGGCGCGCAGGGCGAGACCGACGGCGTGCCCTCCACGCTCTTCGCCCCGGTCGTGGTCGACAAGACCAACATCCAGACCACGGTGATCCAGGACGGCATCTACAAGGCCGCGGACATCTGCACCGCGGACCTCGCCGCCAAGTGCACCGAGCTGGGCATCAAGTAACCCCCCAGGGCCGGAGCCCCGAAGGCTCAAGGCCCGCACCGGGCCCACCGGCCCACCCCCGGCGACGGACCCCCGCGCCCCCGCCCCTCCCCGGCCTCCCCGCCCCACGGCACCGGCCCCCGGCCAGGTGTCCTGTGCAAGAGGTGAAGGCTCGTGCGGCGGAGGCGCGTCGCGAAAGGGCCCCGTCCCCACCCACGCCGTCCGGTTCCCGGCCGACCCAGACCCCGCTGTCGGTCCGGGAGCCGGACGTGCAAGCCCCCCTCAGACTTTCGGCGCCGCCCGGGCGGCGCGCCGTGCCCGCCGCCGTACCGGTGGCGAAGGAGTTGGTTCACGTGTCCCAGACGCCCGTGTTGGCGTTGCGCGGGATCTTCAAGCGGTTCGGAGCGGTTCAGGTCCTCTCCGGTGTCGATCTCGAAGTCCACGCAGGAGAGGTCGTCGCGCTCGTCGGCGACAACGGAGCGGGCAAGTCGACGCTCGTCAAGACGATCGCCGGCGTGCACCCCATCGACGAGGGCGTCATCGAGTGGGAGGGCGAGCCGGTCGAGATCAACCGTCCGCACGACTCCCAGAACCTCGGTGTCGCGACCGTCTACCAGGACCTCGCGCTCTGCGACAACCTCGACGTCGTCGCCAACCTGTTCCTCGGCCGGGAGATCAAGAAGGGCGGCGTCCTCGACGAGGTCGCCATGGAGAAGCGGGCGAAGGACCTCCTCTCGACCCTCTCCATCCGCATCCCCAGCGTCCGCATCCCCGTCGCCGCCCTCTCCGGCGGCCAGCGGCAGGTCGTCGCCATCGCGCGCGCCCTCGTCGGCAACCCCAAGATCGTGATCCTGGACGAGCCGACCGCCGCCCTCGGCGTCGAGCAGACCGCCCAGGTCCTCGACCTGGTCGAGCGCCTGCGCGAGCAGGGCCTCGGCGTCATCCTCATCAGCCACAACATGGCCGACGTGAAGGCCGTCGCCGACACCGTCGCGGTGCTGCGCCTGGGCCGGAACAACGGCACCTTCCCGGTGGCCACCACCACGCACGAAGAGATCATCGCCGCGATCACGGGAGCCACGGACAACGCCGTGACCCGCCGCCAGGCCCGCAACGCGGAGGTAGCGAAGTGAGCAAGACCCCTCCCACCGCGAGCGACGAGGCCGCGCTGCCCGAGCCCCGTACCCCGGACGAGCAGGCCCCGGTGACCGAGACCCCGGCCGCCGCCGCGATCCCCGCCGTCGACCCCCGCCTCCTCGTCCGCGAGCAGGGCCTCAAGGGATACGTCGACGAGTTCAAGCGCAAGATCCGCTCGGGTGAGATCGGCTCGCTGCCGGTCGTCGTCGGCCTGATCGTCATCGGCATCGTCTTCCAGGCGCTGACCGGCAACTTCATCACCTCGTACAACCTCGACCAGATCACGCTGTACGCGGTCGGCCCCGGCATCATGGCGGTCGGCATCGTCTTCGTCCTGCTGCTCGGCGAGATCGACCTCGCCGTCGGCTCCGTGGCGGGTCTGGCCGGCGCGGTCTGGGGCGTCCTCGGCACGGACATGCCCGACGGCCTCGCGATCGTCCTCGGCATCCTCTCCGGCACCCTGATCGGCGCCTTCCACGGCCTGGTGTTCGCCAAGATCGGCGTGCCCGCCTTCGTCGTCACCCTGGCCGGCTTCCTCGGCTGGGCCGGTCTGCAGACCTGGGTCATGGGCGACCGGTCCACCATCCCCACCCCGATCGGCAGCTTCGTCGGCGACCTCACGAAGTACTACTTCTCCGACGTCGCCGCCGCC
Above is a genomic segment from Streptomyces sp. NBC_00094 containing:
- a CDS encoding carbohydrate ABC transporter permease; amino-acid sequence: MQHGKNRFIVGFLAAPLALYALFVIWPFIQSIYYSFTDWTGLSPEFGMVGFDNYSRMLDDEIFWKSLQHSLTLAVVLPLVTVGLALFFAFMLNVGGRRRRGAAIAGVRGSSFYKIVYFFPQVLSIVIVALLFQFAYNPNSGAINSALKVVGLGSIQPDWLGDPDLALICVMAVLVWSTVGFFVVLFSAGMASIPRDFYEAALLDGANRFTTFFKITLPLLWDTVQSGWIYMGILALGAESFAVVQIMTVGPNGGGPDYSTIVMPLYVYQKAFRDGQAAYATTIGVALLLVTLAFAALVMKVGRRERLEF
- a CDS encoding carbohydrate ABC transporter permease yields the protein MKTTDTASTGLDKTPGSPGGADTVPVKTAAPLARKESKREGGVLNVFSHGVLIIWAIMVVMPLLWAVMTSFKTDRSIFTAPWSLPDKLHFENWSRAWTDAHMSDYFLNTILVVGGSLVGTLLFGSMAAYVLARFEFPGNRFIYFLFIGGMSFPIILALVPLFYVMQNMALLNSLHGLIVVYIAYSLPFTVFFLTAFFRTLPSSVAEAACIDGASHTRTFFQVMLPMARPGLISVGIFNFLGQWNQYLLPTVLNTEQEQKVLSQGLVQLAVSQGYKGDWSGLFAGLVMAMLPVLAAYIIFQRQVVAGLTAGAVK
- a CDS encoding ROK family transcriptional regulator yields the protein METPGSQTSLHRANLERVVRAVRMAGSLTQAEIARATGLSAATVSNIVRELKDGGTVEVTPTSAGGRRARSVALSGDAGIVIGVDFGHTHLRVAVGNLAHQVLAEEAEPLDVDASAAEGFDRAEQLVTRLIAATGIGRDKVIGVGLGVPGPIDVSSGLLGSTSILPGWSGINPAEELSRRLGVPVHVDNDANLGALGELVWGSGRGVKDLAYIKVASGVGAGLVIDGRVYRGPGGTAGEIGHITLDESGPVCRCGNRGCLETFTAARYVLPLLQPSHGPDLTMERVVQLARAGDPGCRRVIADVGRHIGSGVANLCNLLNPSRVVLGGDLAEAGELVLAPIRDSVSRYAIPSAARQLSLAQGALGGRAEVLGALALALSEMGDSTLLGSALPTAAPLSTPAFT
- a CDS encoding substrate-binding domain-containing protein; translated protein: MNAVTRRAVIATAAVSMALSLAACGQAGGGDGEDKGSSTKIGLLLPENKTSRYEALDKPQFEKAVKAACSDCEVVYNNAVSDVVKQKQQFDQLIADGVKVIALDPVDSAKAAGWVKDAKAKGVKVVAYDRAVEGADAYVSHDNNKVGELQGQALLAALGAKAATANVVMINGDEKDPNAGLFKKGAHTALDGKVGKIAYEASGEWDPKVAGEKMSAAISSVGKDKIGAVYSANDGMAGGIITSLENAGVKGIPVGGQDAEVAGIQRIVAGSQTFTIYKSPLQLAPEAAKFAVNLLQGKELGAQGETDGVPSTLFAPVVVDKTNIQTTVIQDGIYKAADICTADLAAKCTELGIK
- a CDS encoding ATP-binding cassette domain-containing protein — encoded protein: MVHVSQTPVLALRGIFKRFGAVQVLSGVDLEVHAGEVVALVGDNGAGKSTLVKTIAGVHPIDEGVIEWEGEPVEINRPHDSQNLGVATVYQDLALCDNLDVVANLFLGREIKKGGVLDEVAMEKRAKDLLSTLSIRIPSVRIPVAALSGGQRQVVAIARALVGNPKIVILDEPTAALGVEQTAQVLDLVERLREQGLGVILISHNMADVKAVADTVAVLRLGRNNGTFPVATTTHEEIIAAITGATDNAVTRRQARNAEVAK